The Solenopsis invicta isolate M01_SB chromosome 12, UNIL_Sinv_3.0, whole genome shotgun sequence genome window below encodes:
- the LOC105193398 gene encoding LOW QUALITY PROTEIN: epidermal growth factor receptor (The sequence of the model RefSeq protein was modified relative to this genomic sequence to represent the inferred CDS: deleted 3 bases in 2 codons), with translation MNGHVPEGCLQKKELCLDEFAGHYYEWVSPLEQGPLKPLAGKAVCRKCHPRCKKCTGYGFHEQVCQQCTKYKRGEQCEEECPADHFADSDTQLCIPCFAECRECFGPGPNQCYKCRNYKIYIDRIGDPDDNSTSFNCTETCPPEYPHKIFPPDSEPYCSIETLDLGYQMENEFHPAVLAGIGVLLAVFVIVIVVLLYFWRVKTKAKENTVKMTMALTGLNDNEPLRPTGVKPNLAKLRIIKEEEMRKGGILGYGVFGNVYQGLWVPKEENVKIPVAIKVLHDGTGANTSKEFLDEAYIMASEHPNLLQLLAVCMTSQMMLVTQLMPLGCLLDFVRRYKDKIGSKPLLNWCTQIARGMAYLEERRLVHRDLAARNVLVQTPNCVKITDFGLAKLLDINEEQYKAAGGKMPIKWLTLECIQHRVFNHKSDVWAFGVTIWEVLTYGGRPYENVSARNVPELLEKGERLPQPAICTIDVYMIMIKCWMLDAESKPSFKELAEDFAKMSRDPGRYLAIKGDKYMRLPSYTLQDEKEMIRNLASAMDGPETLVDADEYLQPKSRAPLPPAISASSTSGSPPNMPVKSCWPNGKPLAADSPTPQNQQNWDRELLRYGGNHGSGNASHEASNSGQHTHYTHPNGYCGHIAGIDNSYSRYCSDPLKMVGVRDCDVTDDCFDTKVNQVMHIVAHQQAQVGNLKLDLPLDEDDYLMPSPQLPVNTTQYMDLIEVGESKPTELESKRLNNRFRKYPDFLTIQGKTSLDNPEYIMPQDEGPLTPQTLGIPTPDLEKVLPNGAFESQIRQRSSEEKSDHEYYNDFDRLERELQPLKPFRKNETTV, from the exons aattcgcAGGACATTATTACGAGTGGGTGAGTCCGTTGGAACAAGGTCCTTTAAAACCTCTCGCCGGAAAAGCTGTCTGTCGCAAGTGCCACCCACGTTGCAAGAAGTGCACAGGATACGGCTTCCATGAGCAAGTGTGTCAACAATGCACCAAGTATAAAAGAGGGGAGCAATGTGAAGAAGAATGTCCTGCCGATCATTTCGCGGATTCTGACACGCAGCTATGTATACCGTGCTTCGCAGAATGTCGAGAATGTTTTGGACCAGGCCCTAATCAGTGCTACAAATGTcggaattataaaatttatatt gATAGGATAGGCGATCCCGACGACAACTCAACATCCTTTAACTGCACGGAGACCTGTCCACCAGAGTATCCTCACAAGATCTTTCCTCCTGACAGTGAGCCATACTGTTCTATAGAAACATTAGACCTCGGTTACCAGATGGAAAACGAGTTTCATCCAGCTGTTTTGGCTGGCATTGGTGTTTTATTAGCGGTGTTTGTTATTGTCATCGTTGTGTTACTGTACTTCTGGCGAGTAAAAACGAAAGCTAAGGAGAACACAGTGAAAATGACGATGGCTTTGACCGGATTAAACGACAACGAACCACTTCGACCGACAGGTGTAAAACCAAATCTTGCCAAACTGCGAATCATCAAGGAAGAAGAGATGAGGAAAGGCGGTATATTGGGTTATGGTGTTTTCGGCAACGTGTATCAAGGCCTCTGGGTACCCAAAGAAGAGAACGTAAAGATCCCAGTTGCTATAAAGGTTCTTCATGATGGCACAGGTGCAAATACGTCCAAAGAATTTCTCGACGAGGCTTATATTATGGCTAGTGAGCATCCAAATCTGTTACAATTACTTGCGGTATGCATGACGTCACAGATGATGTTGGTGACTCAATTAATGCCCCTGGGCTGTCTGCTAGATTTTGTACGCAGGTACAAAGACAAAATTGGTTCGAAGCCACTGTTAAATTGGTGTACGCAGATCGCGAGGGGTATGGCCTATTTGGAAGAGAGAAGATTAGTTCACCGAGATTTAGCAGCGCGAAATGTCCTCGTCCAAACTCCAAATTGCGTGAAGATCACCGATTTTGGTCTTGCTAAGTTATTGGACATTAACGAGGAGCAGTATAAAGCTGCAGGCGGGAAGATGCCGATTAAGTGGTTGACATTAGAATGCATTCAGCATCGAGTGTTTAATCACAAATCGGACGTGTGGGCTTTTGGAGTGACCATTTGGGAGGTTCTCACTTATGGTGGTAGACCGTACGAAAATGTCTCTGCTCGAAACGTGCCAGAATTATTGGAAAAGGGCGAAAGATTACCGCAGCCCGCGATTTGTACGATTGACGTATACATGATTATGATTAAGTGCTGGATGCTTGATGCTGAATCCAAACCTAGCTTTAAAGAACTGGCCGAAGATTTCGCGAAAATGTCTAGAGATCCTGGTCGATATCTTGCCATTAAAGGAGATAAATACATGAGACTGCCTTCGTATACACTACAG gaCGAAAAAGAGATGATACGAAATCTCGCATCAGCGATGGATGGTCCTGAAACTTTGGTGGATGCTGACGAGTATCTACAACCTAAATCACGAGCTCCACTTCCGCCTGCAATTTCCGCATCAAGTACTTCTGGTTCACCGCCAAATATGCCAGTGAAATCGTGCTGGCCGAACGGCAAGCCACTCGCCGCTGATTCTCCAACGCCGCAAAATCAGCAAAATTGGGATAGAGAGCTCTTGAGGTATGGCGGAAATCATGGGAGCGGAAACGCGTCGCACGAGGCGAGCAATTCCGGTCAACACACGCATTACACGCATCCCAATGGTTACTGCGGACATATCGCAGGAATAGATAACTCGTATTCGAGATATTGCTCAGATCCATTGAAGATGGTCGGTGTTAGAG ATTGCGATGTGACAGATGACTGCTTCGATACAAAAGTGAATCAAGTAATGCACATTGTTGCGCATCAGCAGGCTCAAGTCGGAAACTTGAAATTGGATTTGCCATTGGATGAGGATGACTACCTTATGCCATCGCCACAACTGCCAGTCAATACAACGCAATATATGGATCTCATTGAGGTT GGGGAATCCAAACCAACAG aacTAGAATCGAAGCGGTTGAACAATAGATTCCGAAAGTATCCAGACTTCCTAACGATTCAAGGGAAGACATCACTAGACAATCCGGAATACATAATGCCGCAGGATGAGGGTCCGCTAACGCCGCAGACCTTGGGTATTCCTACGCCGGACTTGGAAAAAGTTTTGCCAAATGGCGCCTTTGAATCTCAAATTAGGCAACGAAGTTCCGAAGAAAAATCAGATCACGAATATTACAATGACTTTGATCGGTTGGAACGGGAATTGCAGCCATTAAAGCCTTTTAGG AAGAATGAAACGACGGTGTGA